CACCTACTTACTCAAAAAGCCTGACACTCAAAAACTGCTTTTCTTATACTTACAAACCAGATTTTAGCTACACGACGTTTCCATGAATACCCAAAAAATTCCCAATATGCTACGAAATTCGTAGTTTTTAGTCCGCTTTTTGCATAGCGCATTGATAATCAAAAATTTTTAAAATTAGGCAGAAAAATACAAGAAGCTTGTGTTCCTGAATATCAATCAAAAAACTGAACGCACGGAATATGTTTTAACAAATTTGTGTTAAATTTGTATGATGAACGAACTAAATGACCTACAAGTTTCAGGAGAAATTGTAAACAGAGTAGCCAATAGCAACCTACAAGTATTTAATCTTGAAGACCTCTACGATCCTCATGAGCGAGTTGTGTTAGACATAAAAGACCAGCTCTATATGGGCATGATACTTAGAGAAAAAGATTTCAGAGAGTTTATCAAAAACCATGACTTCACACAATACAAAGACAAAAATGTAGCTATCACTTGCAGTGCGGATGCTATCGTGCCCACATGGGCTTACATGCTTTTAGCAGCTAAATTAGAAGGTATAGCACACTATTTTGTGTTTGGTACTTTGGACGATCTAGAAAGAGCATTGTACCAAAAAGCGCTTTCTGAAGTAGATTGGGAGAAATATGCTAATCAAAAAGTGGTAGTCAAAGGATGCTCTAAGGTCAAAGTACCTGTGTATGCTTACGTAGAAGCCACCCGCAGGCTACGCGCCGTTGCAGAAAAAATAATGTACGGTGAACCCTGTTCCACCGTACCCATTTTCAAAAAATAATCTTATATTTGTACAAAAATTTTACCACTATGGGGTTATTCAGCTTTCTAAAAAATGAAGCCATTGACGTCATTGAATGGGTAGACGCTGACCGCGAT
The sequence above is a segment of the Bacteroidia bacterium genome. Coding sequences within it:
- a CDS encoding DUF2480 family protein, whose amino-acid sequence is MNELNDLQVSGEIVNRVANSNLQVFNLEDLYDPHERVVLDIKDQLYMGMILREKDFREFIKNHDFTQYKDKNVAITCSADAIVPTWAYMLLAAKLEGIAHYFVFGTLDDLERALYQKALSEVDWEKYANQKVVVKGCSKVKVPVYAYVEATRRLRAVAEKIMYGEPCSTVPIFKK